In Verrucomicrobiota bacterium, a single window of DNA contains:
- a CDS encoding zinc-binding dehydrogenase gives MFHPAVVNYQNKHKAVELRELEKPTIGDEDVLLQVKAVSVCGSDLHQWQAVHGWPVNYPVVLGHEFGGVIAEIGSRVIGWKEGDRVVSETAAVIDPNNPMTRKGLYNLDPTRKGFGYGVNGAMTKFVRVPARCLHRIPEGLAFEKAALTEPCCVAYNAVIHHADIKPGDRVAVMGPGPIGLLCAAMAKLCGAEVAVVGLETDRKRLKVAETYGCTALVDGLEDWAYAVDGLGVDGVIDAAGVSKTLEIALKITRPAGWISKVGWGHQPLGFSLDPLVQKAITLRGSFSHNWPIWERVLQLLATGQLNLDPVIGGVWPLEEWHTAFETMHSAEIVKSVLIP, from the coding sequence ATGTTCCATCCCGCAGTCGTCAATTACCAGAACAAGCACAAAGCCGTCGAACTCCGTGAGCTCGAGAAGCCTACCATCGGCGACGAGGATGTGCTTCTCCAGGTCAAGGCCGTCAGCGTATGCGGCAGTGACCTCCACCAGTGGCAGGCGGTACACGGCTGGCCGGTCAATTATCCGGTCGTGCTGGGCCATGAATTTGGAGGAGTCATCGCCGAAATCGGCAGTCGGGTAATCGGATGGAAGGAAGGCGATCGCGTGGTCAGCGAAACCGCGGCCGTCATCGACCCCAACAATCCCATGACCCGGAAAGGACTCTACAACCTTGATCCCACCCGCAAAGGTTTTGGATACGGGGTAAACGGAGCGATGACGAAATTCGTCCGGGTTCCGGCCCGGTGCCTTCACCGCATCCCGGAAGGATTGGCCTTTGAAAAAGCCGCCCTGACCGAACCGTGTTGTGTCGCTTACAACGCGGTCATCCACCATGCCGACATCAAGCCGGGCGACCGGGTCGCCGTGATGGGGCCCGGCCCCATTGGCCTGCTCTGCGCCGCCATGGCCAAACTCTGCGGAGCCGAGGTGGCCGTGGTGGGCTTGGAGACGGACCGCAAACGGCTGAAGGTCGCCGAAACCTACGGCTGCACCGCCCTTGTGGATGGCCTGGAAGACTGGGCCTACGCCGTCGATGGATTGGGAGTCGATGGCGTCATCGACGCGGCCGGTGTGTCCAAAACGCTGGAAATCGCCCTGAAAATCACCCGCCCGGCAGGCTGGATCAGCAAGGTCGGCTGGGGCCACCAGCCCCTGGGCTTTTCCCTCGATCCGCTGGTCCAGAAAGCCATCACCCTGCGGGGTAGCTTCAGCCATAACTGGCCCATCTGGGAACGCGTCCTGCAGCTCCTGGCCACCGGGCAACTGAACCTCGATCCGGTCATCGGCGGGGTCTGGCCCCTCGAAGAGTGGCACACCGCCTTTGAAACCATGCATTCCGCTGAAATCGTTAAATCCGTTTTGATACCATGA
- a CDS encoding orotidine 5'-phosphate decarboxylase: protein MKPIVQISLDIIEIAEALSTAEMAMRAGVDWLEAGTPLIIAEGMHGVKALRSRFPDTPIVADLKTMDGGWLEAELMAKAGATHVVVMSQAHEETIRCVVKAGKDLGIKIMGDNLGSSNMVDGAKLLADLGCDFVIHHIGYDERRGIAARGERMPNPLDQLREIVQAVHVPVQAVGGLTIEQAIRTPEFGAPLVVLGAPLTIDADSFKTAEGDLEASLRIICNAVHAYGDVPIN, encoded by the coding sequence ATGAAACCCATCGTTCAAATATCCCTCGACATCATAGAAATCGCGGAAGCCCTGTCCACCGCCGAAATGGCCATGCGGGCCGGGGTCGACTGGCTGGAGGCCGGCACCCCGCTCATTATCGCCGAAGGCATGCATGGCGTCAAGGCACTGCGTAGCCGTTTCCCCGATACGCCCATCGTGGCCGACCTGAAAACCATGGACGGGGGCTGGCTGGAGGCGGAACTTATGGCCAAAGCCGGAGCCACCCACGTCGTCGTCATGTCGCAGGCCCATGAGGAAACCATTCGTTGCGTGGTCAAGGCAGGTAAGGACCTGGGGATTAAAATCATGGGCGACAACCTGGGCAGCAGTAACATGGTCGACGGCGCCAAACTGCTGGCCGACCTCGGCTGCGATTTTGTCATTCATCACATCGGCTACGACGAACGCCGCGGTATTGCCGCCCGCGGGGAGCGCATGCCCAATCCTCTCGACCAACTGCGGGAAATTGTTCAGGCGGTCCATGTGCCCGTTCAGGCGGTGGGAGGCCTAACCATAGAGCAAGCGATCAGGACCCCTGAGTTCGGTGCCCCCCTGGTGGTGCTCGGAGCCCCCTTGACCATCGACGCCGATTCCTTCAAAACGGCCGAAGGCGATCTGGAAGCCTCTTTGCGGATAATTTGCAACGCCGTGCACGCCTATGGGGATGTTCCCATCAATTAA
- a CDS encoding c-type cytochrome codes for MPAYKAGDPIPSDFLMPDPLPLREAVASIQVPQGFKVELAAAEPLVQDPINIDWGPDGKLWVVEMGDYPTGVGPDGKPGGRVRYLEDLDGDGRYDKSTVFLDGLLYPTEVKAWRNGVLVTSAPDILYAEDTDGDGIADSVNSLYTGFKKGNSQHLVNTLSFGLDNWIHMANGDSNGQIRSLKSGKTVDISGRDLKIKPDTGDIETLTGRTQYGRCRDDWGNWFGCNNSKPNFHFVLSDLYLRRNPFVIYPQGVVLVPEIPYAPPIFRISKVESRYNNAGADHLITGACGLNIYRDIILGPEFYGNTFVSESVHNLVHRQVMRPMGTTFSSSRAATEQTSEFLASTDTWFRPTVSRTGPDGALWVVDMHRYVIEHPEWIPEEWLAVLDLRAGSNLGRIYRVVPRHNPVRSIPRLNSLSTPELVQVLSSPNGIQRDMAQQLIIEQKSPRAIPELEKLIQNPASELGRLHALCTLDGLGKLRPEILAHALNDESPEIRRHAVRISESFVETYPWLLDELISLVKENYPPLLQQLAYTLGEWPQKRAGAALAELVLLHGKDPYLLASALSSAVPHLENLVAIQGETGNMPSPTFESDLMAIALGIEHESALIKLLRGALHPDTPGQRRFERVAQLLRALEVRKSSLEELAEKSSPELQELLQTCASVIASAPEIVSDGKRPIQERIGAIAVFGKDPGGNLSGLPSLSALLLPETPVELQMAAVSRLGEINHSKAENIIVESWSQFGPTLRSSVLNLMINHTRLTRVLLDSVESGLIPASAVDVAHRDRLFKSPFPAVRNRAEEVFGGEVNQNRHAILAKYEATYKMRGDPEQGRLWFTSFCSVCHQVKGIGRPVGPDLAALTDNSIKALLTGIILPNQAVEDKFLLYDLRLKDGTALLGMLQNETGNSVTLVGLDGNEQIILRSEIQLMSSTGRSQMPEGLEAVLNPQQMADIHAFISQ; via the coding sequence TTGCCTGCATACAAAGCGGGAGACCCGATCCCTTCCGATTTTCTAATGCCCGATCCGCTTCCCCTGCGGGAAGCTGTCGCCAGCATTCAAGTTCCCCAAGGTTTCAAAGTGGAGTTGGCCGCAGCCGAGCCCTTGGTCCAGGATCCCATTAATATCGACTGGGGACCTGATGGAAAACTCTGGGTCGTGGAAATGGGGGACTATCCGACGGGAGTTGGTCCGGACGGCAAACCTGGAGGGCGGGTTCGCTATTTGGAGGATCTGGATGGTGATGGGCGTTACGACAAATCGACAGTGTTTTTGGATGGGCTGCTTTATCCTACCGAAGTCAAAGCTTGGCGCAATGGAGTCCTTGTTACTTCGGCACCAGACATACTGTATGCGGAGGATACCGACGGCGATGGAATCGCCGATTCCGTTAATTCCCTATATACCGGGTTTAAAAAAGGGAACTCCCAACATCTTGTTAACACCCTAAGTTTCGGATTGGATAACTGGATCCACATGGCCAATGGGGACAGCAATGGGCAGATTCGATCACTCAAATCTGGAAAAACAGTCGATATCTCCGGACGGGACCTCAAAATCAAACCCGATACGGGAGACATTGAAACTCTTACCGGTCGCACTCAATACGGCCGATGCAGGGACGACTGGGGAAACTGGTTTGGTTGCAATAACTCCAAACCTAATTTCCACTTCGTCCTCTCGGATCTATACCTGCGCCGCAATCCCTTTGTCATTTATCCCCAGGGAGTGGTTTTGGTTCCTGAAATCCCCTATGCACCTCCTATTTTCAGGATCAGCAAGGTGGAGAGCCGCTACAACAATGCAGGTGCTGATCACCTAATCACCGGTGCCTGCGGATTAAATATTTACCGGGATATCATTTTGGGTCCGGAATTTTATGGGAACACCTTCGTAAGTGAATCCGTCCACAACCTGGTACATCGCCAAGTCATGCGGCCTATGGGAACCACTTTTTCCAGCTCCCGCGCAGCAACGGAGCAAACATCCGAATTCCTTGCCTCGACCGACACATGGTTCCGGCCAACAGTATCGCGCACAGGACCCGATGGCGCGCTCTGGGTGGTGGACATGCACCGCTATGTGATAGAACATCCCGAATGGATTCCCGAAGAGTGGCTGGCTGTTCTAGACTTACGAGCGGGCAGTAACCTGGGACGCATATACCGTGTCGTGCCCAGACACAATCCGGTGCGTTCCATTCCCCGATTGAATTCGCTTTCCACTCCAGAACTGGTCCAAGTCCTAAGCAGTCCCAACGGGATTCAGAGGGACATGGCTCAACAATTGATCATCGAGCAAAAAAGCCCCAGGGCGATTCCGGAACTTGAAAAGTTGATTCAGAATCCGGCAAGCGAACTTGGAAGATTGCATGCCCTTTGCACACTGGACGGTCTGGGTAAGCTGCGTCCAGAAATTCTAGCCCATGCTTTGAACGATGAGTCACCCGAAATTCGCCGCCACGCGGTTCGCATCAGTGAATCCTTTGTGGAAACTTACCCCTGGCTTTTGGATGAGTTGATCTCACTGGTGAAAGAAAATTATCCTCCACTGTTACAACAATTGGCGTATACACTGGGAGAATGGCCCCAGAAAAGGGCTGGTGCGGCATTAGCGGAACTAGTCCTCCTTCATGGAAAGGATCCTTATCTTTTGGCCTCAGCCCTAAGTTCCGCAGTTCCGCATTTGGAAAATCTGGTGGCTATCCAAGGCGAAACGGGAAACATGCCATCGCCGACATTTGAGTCCGATTTGATGGCCATCGCTTTGGGAATTGAACACGAATCCGCATTAATAAAACTCCTTCGCGGCGCACTCCATCCGGATACTCCCGGTCAACGCCGATTTGAAAGAGTGGCCCAATTGCTGAGAGCCTTGGAAGTCAGGAAAAGTTCACTGGAAGAACTGGCGGAGAAAAGCTCACCGGAATTGCAGGAATTACTTCAAACCTGTGCCTCCGTTATCGCATCCGCCCCGGAAATTGTTAGTGACGGGAAACGCCCCATCCAGGAACGCATCGGGGCCATAGCGGTATTCGGTAAGGACCCCGGCGGAAACCTCAGCGGATTGCCCAGCTTGTCCGCATTACTTCTACCGGAAACACCGGTAGAGCTTCAAATGGCCGCGGTTAGCCGGCTGGGGGAAATAAATCATAGTAAGGCTGAGAATATCATTGTCGAGAGTTGGAGTCAATTTGGTCCAACGCTTCGATCCTCGGTTCTAAACCTCATGATCAATCATACCAGATTGACCCGCGTCCTGCTTGATTCGGTCGAATCAGGCCTGATCCCTGCTTCAGCAGTGGATGTGGCACACCGTGATCGACTTTTCAAATCACCATTTCCCGCCGTCCGGAACCGGGCCGAAGAAGTATTCGGGGGTGAGGTTAATCAGAACCGACATGCAATACTTGCCAAGTATGAAGCCACCTATAAAATGCGGGGTGATCCAGAACAGGGCCGCCTTTGGTTCACCTCCTTCTGCTCCGTTTGCCACCAGGTGAAGGGTATTGGCCGTCCCGTGGGTCCCGACCTTGCGGCCTTGACGGATAATTCCATTAAAGCCTTGCTGACAGGAATTATTTTACCCAATCAGGCGGTAGAGGACAAATTCCTGCTTTATGACCTTCGATTAAAGGATGGAACGGCACTGTTGGGGATGTTACAGAATGAAACCGGAAACAGTGTCACACTCGTCGGTTTGGATGGAAACGAACAGATCATTCTTCGATCCGAAATCCAATTAATGTCCTCAACAGGCCGCTCCCAAATGCCCGAAGGCCTCGAAGCGGTTTTGAATCCTCAACAGATGGCTGACATACATGCCTTTATATCACAATGA
- a CDS encoding Gfo/Idh/MocA family oxidoreductase, whose translation MKNSKVSIPRRDFLQKSSAIGAGLMVVPSFIVGQSPNQLAPSEKLNIALVGVGGRGRVALQSLLEENIVACCDVHQSAFTTHPYNTQGQWGKEFSGNLSKIKQKGTRWFNDYRVMFEKMADKIDAVVVTTPDHMHFPIALSAVNLGKHVYCEKPMTHTVEEARLLTLAAKKAGVITQMGNQGHSNSGTRSVREWIQAGVIGKVREVHSWTNRPGWPQGMEAPDHSQGAPEIPDGLQWDLWQGVAKKRAYDPAYLPFNWRAYFDYGSGAFGDMACHIMDVAYWALDLGYPDWLEAAATPLSSVSFPQASMVTYHFPSRGKMPEVLYKWYDGRLQPPLPASVPEKERPQRGSGTFIIGEEAVIISDEYGGSVRISPSEKFEELKESLPPKTIRRIKGDHHNEWANAIKENRKASSDFSYAGPFTEMVQLGNIASRMGTRLHFDSKRMQFTKLPNANQLLRKEYPDGWILS comes from the coding sequence ATGAAAAATTCAAAAGTATCGATTCCCCGTCGGGATTTCCTGCAGAAATCCTCCGCCATCGGGGCCGGGCTTATGGTGGTTCCCAGTTTTATTGTCGGACAATCCCCAAACCAGCTTGCCCCCAGTGAAAAACTCAACATCGCCTTGGTCGGCGTCGGCGGGAGGGGCCGGGTCGCCTTGCAAAGCCTTTTGGAGGAGAATATCGTTGCTTGTTGCGATGTCCACCAATCCGCGTTTACCACCCACCCCTACAATACCCAGGGACAATGGGGCAAGGAATTCTCGGGCAATCTCTCCAAGATAAAACAAAAGGGTACGCGGTGGTTCAATGATTACCGGGTCATGTTCGAAAAGATGGCCGACAAAATCGACGCGGTGGTTGTGACGACCCCGGATCACATGCATTTTCCCATTGCTCTATCAGCGGTAAATCTGGGGAAACATGTCTATTGTGAAAAGCCGATGACCCATACCGTGGAAGAAGCGCGCCTGTTGACGCTGGCGGCCAAAAAAGCAGGGGTGATCACTCAGATGGGTAATCAGGGCCACTCGAACAGTGGAACCCGTTCTGTCCGTGAGTGGATACAGGCCGGAGTGATCGGCAAAGTAAGAGAGGTTCATTCCTGGACTAATCGGCCCGGTTGGCCCCAGGGAATGGAAGCTCCGGACCATTCGCAAGGCGCTCCTGAAATCCCGGACGGGCTCCAGTGGGATTTGTGGCAAGGGGTGGCGAAAAAACGCGCCTACGACCCCGCTTACCTGCCGTTCAACTGGCGGGCTTATTTTGATTATGGTTCGGGGGCTTTTGGAGATATGGCCTGTCACATCATGGATGTCGCCTACTGGGCTTTGGATCTAGGTTATCCGGATTGGCTGGAGGCGGCGGCGACACCCCTATCCAGCGTTTCCTTTCCTCAGGCGTCGATGGTCACCTACCACTTTCCGTCCCGGGGTAAAATGCCGGAGGTTCTTTACAAATGGTATGACGGCCGGTTGCAGCCACCCCTTCCTGCATCCGTTCCCGAAAAGGAACGTCCGCAACGTGGCAGTGGCACGTTCATCATTGGAGAGGAAGCCGTGATTATCAGTGACGAATACGGGGGAAGCGTTCGTATATCCCCGTCGGAAAAATTCGAGGAGTTAAAGGAATCGCTACCACCAAAAACGATCCGCCGAATCAAAGGTGATCACCACAACGAATGGGCGAACGCCATAAAGGAAAACCGGAAAGCCAGCTCGGATTTCAGTTATGCTGGTCCCTTCACCGAAATGGTTCAATTGGGCAACATCGCATCGCGAATGGGAACACGTCTGCATTTTGATTCCAAGAGAATGCAATTTACCAAGCTGCCCAATGCCAATCAATTGCTGCGCAAGGAATATCCGGATGGCTGGATATTAAGCTAA